The Lonsdalea populi genome window below encodes:
- a CDS encoding MFS family transporter has product MTGNINLKTLMPGENDSRQRIKAIVGASSGNLVEWFDFYVYSFCSLYFAHIFFPSENPTTQLLHTAGVFAAGFLMRPIGGWLFGYIADKYGRKTSMLISVCMMCFGSLVIACLPGYDTIGTWAPLLLLFARLFQGLSVGGEYGTSATYMSEVAIEGRKGFFASFQYVTLIGGQLLALLVVVILQHTMPSESLYAWGWRIPFFIGAILAIVALFLRRSLNETSDKASRSHKDAGSLRGLWNNRKAFLMVLGFTAGGSLGFYTYTTYMQKYLVNTSGMAPEVASGLMTLALFVFMLLQPLFGHLSDKIGRRNSMLCFGALMALLTVPILSLLQNVTNPVIAFLLVLLSLTIVSFYTAISGILKAEMFPPEVRAMGVGLSYAVANALFGGSAEYVALSLKSLGSENAFFWYVSAMGAISFIVSLGLHRKGQGKTL; this is encoded by the coding sequence ATGACGGGAAATATAAATTTAAAAACATTAATGCCCGGTGAAAATGACTCTCGACAGAGGATCAAGGCAATTGTGGGAGCATCATCAGGGAATTTGGTAGAGTGGTTCGATTTCTACGTATATTCATTTTGTTCTTTATATTTTGCTCATATCTTTTTCCCCTCAGAAAATCCGACTACGCAGCTTCTGCATACCGCGGGTGTGTTTGCTGCCGGTTTCTTGATGCGCCCGATCGGGGGATGGTTGTTTGGATACATTGCCGATAAATATGGACGCAAAACATCAATGCTTATCTCTGTATGTATGATGTGTTTTGGGTCATTGGTTATCGCCTGTCTGCCCGGTTATGACACCATCGGTACCTGGGCACCTTTACTGTTATTATTCGCCCGCCTCTTTCAGGGATTGTCCGTTGGTGGTGAATATGGCACCAGTGCCACTTACATGAGCGAAGTTGCGATTGAAGGACGTAAGGGATTTTTTGCCTCCTTCCAATATGTCACGCTGATTGGCGGTCAGCTACTGGCTCTTTTGGTTGTCGTCATATTGCAACACACCATGCCTTCTGAGAGTTTGTACGCTTGGGGATGGCGTATTCCATTTTTCATTGGTGCCATTTTGGCTATCGTTGCCTTATTCTTGCGTCGCTCGCTTAATGAAACCTCTGATAAAGCTTCTCGCTCACATAAAGACGCAGGTTCTTTGCGTGGGTTATGGAATAACCGCAAAGCATTCCTGATGGTCTTGGGTTTTACCGCAGGTGGGTCGCTTGGTTTCTATACCTATACCACTTACATGCAAAAGTATCTCGTCAACACCTCTGGCATGGCACCTGAAGTGGCGAGTGGTCTGATGACGTTGGCCCTTTTCGTTTTCATGTTGTTGCAGCCGCTGTTCGGACATCTATCCGACAAGATTGGACGCCGCAATTCGATGCTGTGCTTCGGCGCATTAATGGCGTTGTTAACGGTGCCTATTCTGTCGCTTCTTCAAAACGTTACCAACCCGGTGATCGCTTTTCTGCTAGTTTTGCTGTCATTGACTATTGTGAGTTTTTACACGGCAATCAGCGGGATTTTGAAAGCGGAAATGTTTCCCCCAGAAGTTAGAGCGATGGGCGTTGGCCTGTCGTATGCGGTAGCGAACGCTTTGTTTGGCGGCTCCGCTGAATACGTTGCACTTTCACTGAAGTCTTTAGGGTCGGAAAATGCCTTTTTCTGGTATGTATCGGCCATGGGTGCGATCTCATTTATAGTCTCTTTGGGACTACATCGTAAAGGCCAAGGCAAGACACTTTAA
- the pssA gene encoding CDP-diacylglycerol--serine O-phosphatidyltransferase → MLSKLKRTKYQQHLAQLPKIPQSADAVQTLLCPEEFRRTLVDRILQAEQRIYIVSLYLEHDDGGETILSTLYQAKRLRPELDVRVLVDWHRAQRGRIGAAAANTNADWYQAMKERGDGIEFPVYGVPVNTREALGVLHLKGFIIDDTVLYSGASLNDVYLQQHEKYRYDRYQMIDNKPLADTMASYVQRLLASSAIQRLDMKDRPKTAEIKNAIRRFRQMLRTLHYRLPNISNNNQLAVTPLVGLGKQNPLNKTIHHLMCCTEQHLVMCTPYFNLPAPLVRNVINLLRSGKKVEIIIGDKTANDFYIPESQPFKIIGALPYLYEINLRRFLSRLQKYIDNGQLVVRLWKDGDNSFHLKGLWVDNKWQLLTGNNLNPRAWRLDLENAILIHDPQKQLLEQRIKELACIRKNTHVLSSYQQLESIAQYPVKVRKLIRRVRRVRIDKLISRIL, encoded by the coding sequence ATGTTGTCAAAACTAAAGCGAACTAAATACCAACAACACCTTGCACAACTGCCCAAAATTCCTCAGTCAGCCGACGCCGTGCAAACACTCCTTTGCCCGGAGGAATTCCGTCGCACGCTTGTGGATCGGATTCTCCAGGCAGAACAACGCATCTACATCGTATCTCTGTATCTTGAGCACGATGATGGCGGTGAGACTATTTTATCCACGCTTTACCAAGCGAAACGCCTGCGCCCTGAGTTGGATGTTCGCGTATTGGTGGACTGGCACCGCGCGCAACGCGGTCGTATCGGTGCGGCAGCAGCGAACACTAATGCAGACTGGTATCAGGCGATGAAGGAACGGGGTGACGGTATCGAGTTTCCCGTTTACGGGGTCCCGGTTAACACACGCGAAGCCCTGGGCGTACTTCATCTGAAAGGTTTCATTATTGATGATACTGTGCTGTACAGTGGTGCCAGTCTGAATGACGTCTATTTGCAGCAGCATGAAAAATACCGCTACGACCGATATCAGATGATCGATAATAAGCCCCTGGCGGATACGATGGCGAGTTACGTACAGAGACTGCTGGCTTCATCGGCGATACAGCGTCTCGATATGAAAGATAGACCGAAGACCGCTGAAATTAAAAATGCGATCCGTCGATTCCGCCAGATGCTACGCACCCTTCATTACCGCTTACCCAATATCTCAAATAATAATCAGCTAGCAGTAACGCCGTTGGTAGGATTAGGAAAACAAAACCCGTTAAATAAAACAATTCATCATCTGATGTGCTGTACTGAACAACATCTGGTAATGTGCACTCCTTATTTTAATCTACCGGCACCGTTAGTCAGGAACGTCATTAACCTGCTGCGCAGCGGCAAAAAGGTCGAAATTATCATTGGCGACAAGACTGCTAATGATTTTTATATTCCTGAAAGTCAGCCATTCAAAATTATAGGTGCGCTGCCTTACCTGTATGAGATTAACCTCCGCCGTTTCCTTAGTCGCTTACAAAAATATATCGATAATGGCCAGTTGGTGGTGCGCCTATGGAAAGATGGCGACAACAGTTTCCATTTAAAGGGACTGTGGGTGGACAATAAATGGCAGCTGCTGACTGGCAACAATTTAAATCCACGCGCCTGGCGGCTGGATCTCGAGAATGCAATTTTGATCCACGATCCTCAAAAACAATTGTTGGAACAGCGAATTAAAGAACTTGCTTGCATCCGTAAGAATACACATGTACTGAGCAGCTATCAGCAGTTGGAAAGCATCGCACAATATCCAGTCAAAGTGCGTAAGCTTATTCGTCGTGTACGTCGTGTGAGAATCGATAAGCTCATTAGCCGTATTCTGTGA
- a CDS encoding tRNA-uridine aminocarboxypropyltransferase, with protein sequence MTENAVLKLREQRLALATRPFIARGSRVVRCQRCLLPVIRCLCHTVVAQQARSRFCLIMFDTEPMKPSNTGRLIADILPDTLAFQWSRTTPNPALLAAIHSSHYQPYLVFLAEEEGKERDVFHQLPETDMAPLFIMLDGTWPEARKMFRKSPYLDNLPILSLNIEALSRYQLREASLAGQQCTAEIAVALLEQAGDDIAARTLNDHFDHFRKSYLAGKPHHLAE encoded by the coding sequence ATGACTGAAAATGCCGTCCTTAAATTGCGCGAACAGCGTTTGGCGCTCGCCACTCGCCCTTTTATCGCTCGTGGAAGCCGAGTTGTTCGGTGTCAGCGGTGTCTGCTTCCCGTCATCCGTTGCCTGTGTCACACCGTCGTTGCGCAGCAGGCAAGAAGCCGTTTTTGCCTAATCATGTTCGATACAGAACCCATGAAACCCAGCAACACGGGCCGACTCATTGCGGATATTCTGCCGGATACATTAGCCTTTCAATGGTCACGCACAACGCCTAATCCGGCGCTACTGGCGGCGATTCATTCATCACACTATCAACCCTACCTGGTTTTTTTAGCCGAAGAAGAAGGAAAGGAACGTGACGTATTTCATCAACTGCCTGAAACAGATATGGCTCCGCTCTTTATAATGCTGGATGGTACCTGGCCAGAAGCCCGAAAGATGTTCCGTAAAAGCCCATACCTGGATAATCTGCCCATTCTATCTCTCAATATTGAGGCCCTGTCTCGTTATCAATTGCGTGAAGCGAGCCTGGCCGGCCAGCAGTGTACCGCCGAGATCGCCGTGGCGCTCTTGGAACAAGCCGGGGATGACATAGCGGCGCGAACACTGAATGACCACTTTGACCACTTCAGAAAAAGCTATCTGGCGGGAAAACCGCACCATCTTGCAGAATGA
- the trxC gene encoding thioredoxin TrxC has product MNTVCASCHTTNRLSEARIEDNATCGRCGDTLFKGEVVNATAKTLDKLLQDDLPVVIDFWAPWCGPCVNFAPVFSSVAEENGGKIRFVKVNTEAEPELSERFRIRAIPTIMIFKNGQMVDMLNGAMPKAPFESWLEESL; this is encoded by the coding sequence ATGAATACGGTTTGTGCATCATGCCACACTACCAACCGCCTGTCGGAAGCTCGCATTGAAGATAATGCCACCTGCGGACGCTGCGGGGATACGCTATTCAAAGGAGAAGTTGTCAACGCCACGGCAAAAACGCTTGATAAGCTACTTCAAGACGATCTTCCCGTCGTTATTGATTTCTGGGCGCCTTGGTGTGGTCCATGTGTTAATTTTGCCCCTGTCTTTAGCAGCGTAGCTGAAGAAAATGGCGGCAAAATTCGCTTTGTGAAAGTGAACACCGAGGCAGAACCCGAGTTAAGCGAACGTTTTCGCATTCGTGCCATCCCCACTATCATGATTTTCAAAAATGGGCAGATGGTGGATATGCTTAACGGCGCTATGCCAAAAGCGCCGTTTGAAAGCTGGTTGGAAGAATCACTCTAA
- a CDS encoding tRNA/rRNA methyltransferase codes for MSDSFSGKGGKVRVMYVRSSDEDDKKDKNSRSSDTRRNSSDSRDKKPRDKRAPASRDGGGDRHEGSTWRGDKRQEERPARREATGEYDSPWKTISRSPDAALDHGGIVGKSQLDPAQLRRQRAEETRVYGENACQALFKSRPESIVRAWFLQEVTPRFRDALRWMAANRKAYHVVDDEELTKASGTDHHGGVCFLIKKRRGTEVKVYLSEAGERDCVLALEEVGNPHNLGGIIRSCAHFGVRGVLVRDAAILESGAAVRTAEGGAEHVKAISTEGLLDALDEFRRAGYTIVTTSSHKGMPLSGAKLPAKTVIVLGEESGGLTDSAWEQGSVKVSIDGTGKVESLNISVATGILLAEWWRQNQG; via the coding sequence ATGAGCGATTCGTTTAGTGGGAAAGGCGGCAAGGTCCGCGTTATGTACGTCCGCAGCAGTGATGAGGACGATAAAAAGGATAAGAATTCACGTTCGTCAGATACTCGACGTAATAGCAGCGATAGCCGGGATAAAAAACCGCGCGATAAACGCGCCCCCGCGTCGCGTGATGGCGGCGGCGACCGTCATGAGGGGTCAACATGGCGCGGAGATAAGCGTCAGGAAGAACGCCCGGCTCGTCGAGAAGCAACAGGCGAGTACGACTCTCCCTGGAAAACAATTTCACGTAGCCCGGATGCCGCGCTTGATCACGGCGGTATTGTCGGTAAAAGTCAGTTAGATCCTGCGCAGCTGCGCCGCCAGCGGGCTGAAGAAACTCGTGTATACGGCGAAAACGCCTGTCAGGCGCTGTTTAAAAGTCGCCCTGAATCGATTGTGCGTGCCTGGTTTTTGCAAGAAGTCACTCCTCGTTTTCGCGATGCGCTACGTTGGATGGCGGCAAACCGCAAGGCTTATCATGTCGTCGATGACGAAGAGCTGACCAAAGCATCCGGCACCGATCATCATGGCGGCGTCTGCTTCCTGATTAAGAAGCGACGTGGCACAGAGGTAAAAGTTTACCTGAGTGAAGCTGGCGAGAGAGACTGTGTTTTGGCGCTGGAAGAAGTGGGTAATCCGCATAACCTTGGCGGGATTATTCGTAGCTGCGCGCATTTTGGCGTGCGTGGCGTTTTAGTCCGTGATGCAGCGATACTGGAATCCGGCGCGGCAGTGCGCACGGCAGAAGGTGGTGCTGAACATGTGAAAGCTATCAGTACCGAAGGGTTGCTCGATGCGTTGGATGAGTTCCGTCGTGCTGGCTATACCATCGTGACGACGTCCAGCCACAAAGGCATGCCTTTGTCCGGTGCCAAATTACCCGCCAAAACGGTGATCGTTTTGGGTGAAGAAAGTGGTGGTTTGACTGACAGCGCCTGGGAACAAGGCAGCGTGAAGGTTTCTATCGACGGAACCGGCAAGGTTGAGAGCCTGAATATTTCCGTTGCGACCGGTATCCTGCTGGCGGAATGGTGGCGTCAGAATCAAGGCTGA
- a CDS encoding glycoside hydrolase family 68 protein, which translates to MAIHKELKATPAYKPTIWTRADALKVTFDDPTTTQPLVSADFKTMSDEVFIWDTMPLRDINGHTVSVDGWSVIFTLTADRQEDNPAYLDENGNYNISLDWNDRHGRAKICYWFSHNSKDWTFGGRMMAEGVSPTTREWAGSPILLNEKGDIAFYYTAVTPGSTVSKVRGRVVTTSTGVEMVGFNKVYSLFDADGAIYQTEEQNQYWAFRDPWPFRDPKSGKLYMLFEGNVAGDRGSHVVGDDELGDVPPGYEEVGGARYQTGCIGIAVALDEDGDQWKLLPPLVTAVGVNDQTERPHFVFQDDQYYLMTISHTFTYADGLTGPDGVYGFLSDELFGRYQPMNGSGLVLGNPSSQPYQTYSHYVMPNGLVTSFIDSIPTDVETTGMEYRIGGTEAPTVKIKFIGSRSFVVEELDYGYIPPELDVKTL; encoded by the coding sequence ATGGCCATTCATAAAGAACTGAAAGCCACTCCCGCTTACAAACCTACGATCTGGACTCGTGCCGATGCGTTGAAAGTGACGTTTGACGATCCTACTACGACTCAGCCTCTGGTCAGTGCTGACTTCAAAACCATGAGCGACGAGGTATTCATTTGGGATACCATGCCGCTGCGTGATATTAACGGTCACACCGTGTCCGTCGATGGTTGGTCAGTCATTTTCACCCTCACTGCGGATCGTCAAGAAGATAACCCGGCTTACCTGGATGAAAACGGCAACTACAACATCTCTCTCGACTGGAACGACCGCCACGGTCGTGCAAAAATCTGCTACTGGTTCTCACATAACAGTAAAGATTGGACCTTCGGTGGCCGCATGATGGCTGAAGGCGTTTCGCCTACCACTCGCGAATGGGCGGGTTCTCCCATCCTGCTGAATGAAAAAGGCGATATCGCATTCTACTACACCGCGGTGACTCCTGGTTCAACGGTATCCAAAGTACGCGGTCGCGTTGTAACGACATCCACTGGAGTGGAAATGGTCGGATTCAACAAAGTATATAGCCTGTTCGACGCCGATGGCGCGATTTACCAGACTGAAGAACAAAACCAGTACTGGGCCTTCCGTGATCCATGGCCGTTCCGTGACCCGAAAAGCGGCAAGCTGTACATGCTGTTCGAAGGTAATGTTGCAGGTGATCGTGGTTCACATGTCGTGGGTGATGACGAACTGGGCGATGTACCGCCGGGTTACGAAGAAGTGGGTGGCGCACGCTACCAGACCGGTTGTATCGGTATTGCTGTTGCGCTGGATGAAGATGGCGATCAATGGAAACTGTTACCACCACTGGTTACGGCGGTTGGTGTCAACGATCAGACCGAACGTCCTCACTTCGTATTCCAGGACGACCAATACTACCTGATGACAATCAGCCATACATTTACCTATGCCGATGGTCTGACGGGTCCGGATGGTGTTTACGGCTTCCTGAGCGACGAGCTGTTCGGCCGATATCAGCCGATGAACGGTTCTGGTCTGGTTCTGGGTAACCCGTCCAGTCAGCCTTACCAGACATACTCGCACTATGTCATGCCTAACGGCCTGGTGACTTCCTTCATCGACAGCATTCCTACCGATGTTGAGACAACAGGTATGGAGTATCGTATTGGTGGGACTGAAGCACCGACCGTGAAAATCAAATTTATCGGCTCTCGTAGCTTCGTGGTTGAAGAACTGGATTACGGCTATATTCCGCCGGAACTGGATGTGAAAACGCTTTAA
- the emrB gene encoding multidrug efflux MFS transporter permease subunit EmrB, whose product MQKKPLEGIQLALLTIALALATFMQVLDSTIANVAIPTIAGNLGSSNSQGTWVITSFGVANAISIPITGWLAKRFGEVRLFVWATGLFALMSWLCGISNSLEMLIFFRVLQGLVAGPIIPLSQSLLLNNYPPAKRSIALSLWSMTVVVAPIFGPILGGWISDNYHWGWIFFINIPLGVLVVVLALQLLRGRETAVAVRPIDTIGLVLLVLGVGCLQMMLDRGKELDWFNSTEIITLCVVAVIALVFLVVWELTDDNPVVDLSLFTSRNFTIGCLCTSLAFMFYFGAIVLMPQLLQEVYGYTATWAGLASAPVGLMPVLLSPIIGRFAPRLDMRYLVSFSFVMYAVCFYWRAYTFEPGMDFAASAWPQFVQGFAVACFFMPLTTITLSGLGPERLAAASSLFNFSRTLAGSIGTSLTTTLWERREALHHAQLTESVSPYNPIAQQIYQQMEALGLTQQQVSSYLAQQITGQGLIIAANEIFWAAAAIFIALIVLVWFARPPFGSAGGGGGAH is encoded by the coding sequence GTGCAGAAGAAACCGCTTGAGGGAATACAGCTGGCCTTGTTGACCATTGCACTCGCGTTGGCCACCTTCATGCAGGTACTGGATTCCACCATCGCTAATGTGGCGATCCCGACGATTGCCGGCAATCTGGGGTCATCCAACTCTCAGGGTACCTGGGTTATCACCTCCTTCGGGGTAGCGAACGCCATCTCTATTCCGATTACCGGCTGGCTGGCGAAACGCTTCGGCGAAGTCCGCCTTTTCGTCTGGGCCACCGGACTGTTTGCACTGATGTCCTGGCTGTGCGGTATCTCCAACAGCCTCGAAATGTTGATATTCTTCCGTGTCCTGCAAGGGCTGGTCGCAGGTCCGATCATCCCGCTGTCGCAAAGCCTACTGTTGAACAACTATCCTCCGGCGAAACGCAGTATCGCCCTGTCGCTGTGGTCGATGACCGTCGTCGTCGCGCCGATTTTCGGTCCGATACTCGGTGGTTGGATCAGCGACAACTACCATTGGGGATGGATCTTCTTCATCAATATTCCGCTGGGCGTTCTGGTGGTCGTGCTGGCGTTGCAGCTACTGCGTGGACGTGAGACTGCGGTCGCGGTCAGACCGATAGACACTATCGGATTGGTGCTGCTGGTTTTAGGGGTAGGTTGCCTGCAAATGATGCTTGATCGCGGGAAGGAACTGGACTGGTTTAACTCCACAGAGATCATCACGCTTTGCGTCGTCGCGGTGATAGCCCTAGTATTCCTGGTGGTGTGGGAGCTGACGGATGATAATCCGGTCGTCGATCTCTCCCTGTTCACGTCACGCAACTTTACGATTGGCTGCCTGTGCACCAGCCTGGCGTTTATGTTCTATTTCGGCGCCATCGTTCTTATGCCGCAGCTATTGCAGGAAGTGTATGGGTACACCGCCACCTGGGCAGGACTGGCCTCGGCCCCCGTCGGACTGATGCCAGTACTGCTGTCGCCGATTATCGGTCGCTTCGCGCCGCGTCTGGACATGCGCTATCTGGTGAGCTTCAGTTTTGTGATGTACGCCGTCTGCTTCTATTGGCGAGCCTACACTTTTGAGCCGGGAATGGACTTCGCCGCCTCGGCCTGGCCGCAGTTCGTCCAAGGATTTGCCGTCGCATGTTTCTTTATGCCGCTGACGACGATTACCCTTTCTGGACTAGGGCCAGAGCGGCTGGCTGCAGCATCCAGTTTGTTCAACTTCTCGCGTACCCTCGCGGGCTCCATCGGAACGTCGCTAACGACCACGCTTTGGGAGCGGCGAGAAGCGCTACATCACGCTCAGTTGACGGAGTCTGTGTCGCCTTATAATCCCATTGCGCAGCAGATCTACCAGCAAATGGAGGCTTTAGGGCTCACTCAGCAGCAGGTCTCTTCTTATCTTGCCCAGCAGATTACCGGGCAAGGTCTGATCATTGCTGCAAACGAGATTTTTTGGGCCGCAGCGGCAATATTTATAGCGCTGATTGTTTTGGTGTGGTTCGCTCGACCGCCCTTTGGCAGTGCCGGAGGCGGTGGCGGCGCACATTAG
- the emrA gene encoding multidrug efflux MFS transporter periplasmic adaptor subunit EmrA, producing the protein MSSTVETSAPQPVKNNNTRRKHILTLLTLFFLFLGCLWLAYWFLVLRHHQETDDAYVAGNQIQIMSQVAGSVTSVNVDSTDFVRKGDVLVELDPTDAQLAYERAQTALANSVRQVHQLIINSRQYQANIALQQTALNQAISDLNRREALGKVNAIGREDVQHAHDAVASAQASLDVAKQQFAANQALILNTPLEKQPAIQQSAASLRDAWLALQRTHIVSPVDGYVSRRSVQVGARIASTSALMVVVSAKDLWVDANFKETQLTNMRIGQPATIVSDLYGDDVVFKGKVVGLDMGTGSAFSLLPAQNATGNWIKVVQRLPVRIELDPQELADHPLRIGLSMLVNVDTAKADGKVLSDIPRSEPAYQSDALELNMAPVNQTIDEIIRANAG; encoded by the coding sequence ATGAGCTCCACTGTGGAAACATCTGCACCGCAGCCGGTTAAAAACAATAATACTCGTCGGAAACACATCTTAACGCTATTAACTCTTTTCTTTTTATTCCTCGGTTGCCTGTGGCTCGCCTATTGGTTCCTAGTTTTACGTCATCATCAGGAAACTGATGATGCTTACGTCGCGGGTAACCAGATCCAGATCATGTCGCAGGTAGCCGGTAGTGTGACCAGCGTTAACGTCGACAGTACGGACTTCGTCAGAAAAGGCGATGTTCTGGTCGAACTCGACCCAACCGATGCCCAACTGGCATACGAGCGCGCACAAACCGCGCTAGCCAATAGCGTGCGTCAGGTTCATCAGTTAATTATCAATAGTCGCCAATACCAGGCGAATATCGCGCTCCAGCAGACGGCGCTTAACCAAGCGATCAGTGATTTGAATCGCCGTGAAGCGCTGGGCAAAGTCAACGCTATTGGTCGCGAAGACGTGCAGCACGCACACGATGCCGTCGCCAGCGCGCAGGCGTCGCTGGACGTCGCCAAACAGCAATTCGCCGCCAATCAGGCGCTTATTCTCAACACGCCGTTGGAAAAGCAGCCGGCGATACAGCAAAGCGCCGCCTCCTTGCGTGACGCCTGGCTGGCATTGCAGCGGACGCACATCGTGAGCCCGGTAGATGGCTATGTTTCACGCCGCAGCGTACAGGTCGGCGCACGAATTGCCTCAACGTCGGCTTTGATGGTGGTCGTTTCCGCCAAAGACCTGTGGGTGGACGCCAACTTCAAGGAAACGCAGTTGACCAATATGCGTATCGGCCAGCCCGCCACTATCGTCAGCGATCTCTACGGCGACGATGTCGTGTTCAAAGGCAAGGTCGTCGGTCTGGATATGGGTACAGGCAGCGCCTTCTCCCTCCTGCCGGCCCAAAATGCCACCGGCAACTGGATTAAGGTCGTCCAGCGTCTTCCCGTGCGTATTGAGCTCGATCCGCAAGAGTTGGCGGATCATCCCCTGCGCATCGGTCTATCAATGTTGGTCAATGTTGATACCGCCAAGGCGGACGGCAAAGTCTTATCTGACATACCACGTAGCGAACCCGCCTACCAGAGCGATGCGCTGGAGCTGAATATGGCGCCGGTCAATCAGACCATCGACGAGATTATCCGTGCTAACGCAGGCTAA
- the mprA gene encoding transcriptional repressor MprA, translating into MESSFAPIESMLRMRATRHPDFPYKEVTMLRLFLHLQTKILEHRNRMLKEQNINETLFMALLTLESQESYSIQPSELSAALGSSRTNATRIADELEKRGWIERRESESDRRCLHLFMTEKGKAFLNELLPPQHYSLHQLCSVLDDEEQLELETLMRKLLGRLDEIEKSMSS; encoded by the coding sequence ATGGAAAGTTCGTTTGCACCAATAGAAAGTATGCTGCGTATGCGCGCCACTCGCCATCCCGACTTCCCGTATAAGGAAGTGACGATGCTTCGTCTGTTTCTACATTTGCAGACAAAAATACTGGAGCACCGTAATCGAATGCTGAAGGAACAGAACATTAATGAGACGCTGTTCATGGCATTGCTTACGCTCGAATCGCAAGAATCTTATAGCATTCAGCCTTCTGAGCTCAGCGCCGCGCTCGGTTCATCACGCACCAACGCCACGCGTATTGCGGATGAACTGGAAAAACGCGGTTGGATTGAGCGCCGGGAGAGTGAAAGCGACCGACGTTGTCTGCACTTGTTCATGACGGAAAAAGGGAAGGCTTTTTTGAATGAGTTACTCCCGCCGCAACACTACAGCCTGCATCAGCTATGCTCTGTCCTGGATGACGAAGAGCAGCTCGAATTGGAAACATTGATGCGTAAACTGCTGGGACGCCTTGACGAAATTGAGAAAAGCATGTCGTCTTAG
- a CDS encoding MFS transporter: MNTAVPRNKTLSPTLTLLMSAATGLMVASNYYAQPLLDAIANAFMLSPNQAGFIVTAAQLGYAVGLLLLVPLGDMLERRGLIVGMSLLSAAGMLITASSSSLWVMILGTALTGMFSVAAQVLVPLAATLASPETRGKVIGTVMSGLLLGILLARTLAGALASLGGWRMVYWVASVLMIALSLLLWRALPRYKQDNQLNYPQLLSSIFHLMITYKPLRIRSILGGLTFANFSILWTSMAFLLSAPPYRYSEGVIGLFGLVGAAGALAATRAGRLADHGHARAVMTVGLVVLALSWLPIAAGVHSILPLVIGILALDLTVQGVHVTNQSIIYRDMPEARNRITSGYMTAYFIGGALGSMLSAMMFQYFGWLGVSAAGFLTSLTALLVWWYNRNDVS; encoded by the coding sequence ATGAACACCGCCGTACCACGAAACAAGACGTTAAGCCCTACGTTAACCCTTTTGATGTCCGCCGCCACCGGTCTGATGGTGGCGAGCAACTACTACGCTCAACCTCTGCTGGATGCCATCGCCAATGCCTTCATGCTTTCCCCCAATCAGGCGGGTTTTATCGTCACCGCAGCCCAGCTTGGCTATGCCGTGGGCCTGCTTCTGCTAGTACCGCTGGGAGATATGCTGGAGCGCCGGGGGCTGATTGTGGGCATGAGCCTGCTGTCCGCCGCTGGCATGTTGATTACCGCATCATCGTCGTCACTGTGGGTGATGATACTCGGCACTGCATTGACCGGGATGTTCTCCGTCGCCGCGCAGGTCCTGGTGCCGCTGGCCGCGACGTTGGCCTCGCCGGAAACCCGGGGTAAAGTGATCGGCACCGTGATGAGCGGCCTCCTGCTGGGGATATTGCTGGCCCGAACGTTGGCGGGCGCGCTGGCGTCGCTGGGCGGATGGAGGATGGTTTACTGGGTCGCGAGCGTTCTGATGATCGCCCTGTCCCTGCTGCTGTGGCGCGCACTGCCTCGTTATAAACAAGACAATCAACTGAATTATCCGCAGTTGCTGTCTTCGATTTTCCATCTCATGATCACGTACAAGCCGCTGCGCATTCGTTCCATTTTAGGCGGCCTGACTTTCGCGAACTTCAGCATTCTGTGGACCTCTATGGCGTTTCTGCTGTCCGCGCCGCCGTATCGTTACTCCGAAGGCGTTATTGGCCTGTTTGGATTAGTCGGCGCCGCAGGAGCGCTGGCCGCAACGCGAGCCGGACGCCTGGCGGACCACGGACATGCCAGAGCGGTCATGACCGTCGGCCTTGTCGTACTCGCGCTGTCGTGGCTGCCCATCGCCGCGGGCGTTCACTCCATTCTGCCGTTGGTGATCGGGATTCTGGCGTTGGACCTGACGGTTCAGGGCGTGCATGTCACCAATCAGAGCATTATCTATCGCGACATGCCTGAGGCCCGTAATCGTATTACCTCTGGTTATATGACCGCCTATTTCATCGGCGGCGCGCTGGGCTCGATGTTATCCGCCATGATGTTTCAGTACTTCGGCTGGCTGGGCGTTTCCGCTGCGGGTTTCCTAACCAGCCTCACCGCCCTGCTGGTCTGGTGGTATAACAGAAACGACGTTTCTTAA